One Cyanobacteria bacterium QS_8_64_29 DNA segment encodes these proteins:
- a CDS encoding SAM-dependent methyltransferase → MPAIAKREPFPTPLDPLNAGAYYAIQQLRGGLSLAHKRATSQLKRLLAPQADQPTKPLSAAGQQQLQQRRGRLLAQDWQDAQRGVYPQSLLFEAPWPEWLRDYPTFWWDAMRAWQRIQAARHREFAPEIDTSGYPDYYLQNFHHQTDGYLSELSARLYDLQVELFFNGTADAMRRRILTPMQQALAAPQQPRRLADLACGTGRTLQFLRAAFPQAALWGIDLSRSYLRKARERLAAQPGEQPRLLAANLEALPCPSDRFHGVSCVFTLHELPAPARQRALDEACRITRPGGAFVLCDSLQLDDVPALNPMLENFPVLLHEPYYRHYIHDSIEARLAQAGFELLGTSSHFVSKYWVARKPAAA, encoded by the coding sequence ATGCCTGCCATTGCCAAGCGCGAGCCGTTCCCGACCCCGCTCGATCCGCTCAACGCCGGCGCTTACTACGCCATCCAGCAACTGCGAGGCGGCCTCAGCCTGGCGCACAAGCGCGCGACCTCGCAGTTGAAACGGTTGCTGGCGCCCCAGGCCGATCAGCCGACGAAGCCGCTATCGGCAGCCGGGCAGCAGCAACTGCAGCAGCGGCGCGGGCGGCTGCTAGCCCAAGACTGGCAGGACGCGCAGCGCGGCGTTTACCCGCAAAGCCTGCTGTTTGAAGCTCCTTGGCCGGAGTGGCTGCGCGACTATCCCACATTCTGGTGGGATGCCATGCGCGCTTGGCAGCGCATCCAGGCGGCCCGCCACCGCGAATTTGCCCCCGAGATCGACACCAGCGGCTACCCCGACTACTACCTGCAAAACTTTCACCACCAGACCGATGGCTACCTCAGCGAGCTGTCGGCGCGCTTGTACGACCTGCAAGTGGAGCTCTTTTTTAACGGCACCGCCGATGCCATGCGCCGGCGCATCCTGACGCCAATGCAGCAAGCGTTGGCCGCGCCGCAGCAGCCCCGCCGTTTGGCCGATCTGGCCTGCGGTACGGGGCGCACACTGCAGTTTTTGCGCGCCGCCTTCCCGCAAGCAGCCCTGTGGGGGATAGATCTCTCCCGGAGCTACCTGCGCAAGGCCCGCGAGCGGCTCGCTGCCCAACCGGGCGAGCAACCGCGGCTGCTGGCCGCCAACCTAGAGGCCCTGCCCTGCCCTAGCGATCGCTTCCACGGCGTCAGCTGCGTTTTTACGCTGCACGAGCTGCCGGCGCCCGCCCGCCAGCGCGCGCTGGATGAGGCATGCCGCATTACCCGCCCGGGGGGCGCATTCGTGCTCTGCGACTCCCTGCAGCTCGATGACGTGCCGGCGCTCAATCCCATGTTGGAGAACTTCCCCGTCCTACTGCACGAGCCCTACTACCGGCACTACATCCACGACAGTATTGAGGCGCGCCTGGCGCAAGCCGGCTTTGAGCTGCTCGGCACGAGCTCGCACTTTGTCAGCAAGTACTGGGTGGCGCGCAAGCCGGCAGCAGCCTAA
- the lysA gene encoding diaminopimelate decarboxylase: protein MISTSAAAGTSGLQYLPSGEGSPNQQLLPLTARANARDRLEIGGCEVTVLVQQFGSPLYILDERTLRKACRQYRDSLAQYYPGESQVLYASKAWSSLAVARLVAQEGLGIDVASGGELHTALQAGLEPGNIYLHGNNKSRAELQQALDAGTTVVADNWQELHQLDQLASDRGTPVPLLLRVTPGIECHTHDYIRTGHLDSKFGFDPSQLEAVYRFVAACPQLDCKGVHAHIGSQIFELQPHRDLAAVLVECLQQAAAFGLAPRELNLGGGLGIRYTEADDPPAIVAWCEAVARATAEACHAREVPLPRLLIEPGRSAIGPAGITAYTVGSRKVVPETRTYIAVDGGMSDNTRPITYESVYRCLIADRMSAAASETATVAGKHCESGDILIRDAELPAPAAGDTLVVMATGAYAYSMASNYNRLPRPAAVLVADGDAALIVERERYADLLARDRVPARLEDPQSAATIGT from the coding sequence ATGATTTCGACTTCTGCCGCTGCCGGTACTTCGGGCCTGCAATACCTGCCCTCGGGCGAGGGGTCGCCCAACCAACAGCTGCTGCCGCTAACAGCGCGGGCCAACGCGCGCGATCGCCTCGAGATTGGCGGTTGCGAGGTGACTGTGCTGGTGCAGCAGTTCGGATCGCCGCTCTACATCCTGGACGAGCGTACGCTGCGGAAAGCTTGCCGCCAGTACCGCGACAGCCTGGCGCAGTACTATCCAGGCGAGTCGCAAGTTCTCTATGCCTCCAAAGCCTGGAGCAGTCTGGCGGTCGCGCGCCTGGTGGCCCAGGAAGGCTTGGGCATTGACGTTGCCTCCGGCGGCGAGCTGCATACCGCCCTGCAAGCGGGTCTGGAGCCGGGGAACATCTACCTGCACGGCAACAACAAATCCCGCGCCGAGCTCCAGCAGGCGCTGGACGCCGGGACCACTGTGGTAGCCGACAACTGGCAGGAGCTACACCAGCTGGACCAGCTCGCCAGCGATCGCGGCACGCCCGTCCCGCTGCTGCTGCGCGTGACGCCCGGCATTGAGTGCCACACGCACGACTACATCCGTACCGGCCACCTCGATAGCAAATTCGGCTTCGATCCCAGTCAGCTGGAGGCCGTTTACCGCTTTGTGGCCGCCTGCCCCCAGCTCGATTGCAAAGGCGTTCACGCCCACATCGGCTCCCAGATCTTCGAGTTGCAACCGCACCGGGATCTGGCAGCGGTGCTGGTCGAGTGCTTGCAGCAGGCCGCGGCCTTCGGGCTCGCCCCGCGCGAGCTCAACCTGGGCGGCGGTTTGGGCATTCGCTACACCGAGGCCGACGATCCGCCCGCGATTGTCGCTTGGTGTGAGGCCGTTGCCCGGGCAACGGCCGAGGCCTGCCACGCGCGCGAGGTTCCGCTGCCGCGCTTGCTAATCGAGCCGGGCCGCTCGGCCATTGGGCCGGCCGGCATCACGGCTTACACAGTGGGCAGTCGCAAAGTCGTTCCCGAGACGCGCACCTACATCGCCGTCGATGGCGGCATGTCCGATAACACCCGCCCCATCACCTACGAGTCGGTCTATCGCTGCCTGATTGCCGACCGAATGTCGGCCGCGGCCAGCGAGACCGCAACCGTTGCAGGCAAGCACTGCGAATCCGGCGACATCCTGATTCGGGATGCCGAGCTACCAGCGCCGGCAGCTGGCGACACCCTGGTGGTGATGGCAACCGGCGCCTACGCCTACAGCATGGCTTCCAACTACAACCGCCTGCCCCGGCCGGCGGCCGTGCTGGTTGCCGATGGCGACGCAGCGCTCATTGTCGAGCGCGAGCGCTATGCCGACCTCCTTGCGCGCGATCGCGTGCCGGCGCGGCTGGAGGACCCGCAGTCGGCCGCTACAATCGGGACATAG
- a CDS encoding ATPase encodes MTETDGARSAQTLGSVIEGSLTQGLVVRLHPDVSVETMRVGKFLVVEGARSRFFCMLTDVALGTASPRIAADPPHPDDDFLREVLAGSSTYGTLELAPMLMFTPEGNQATEDSGNGALASYQPQTDSDIALQPVKTIPRHFSQVYEASERDFRAVFGWEDDPHRRNFSVGQPLDMDVPICLDLDAFVERSNGVFGKSGTGKSFLTRMLLSGIIQRRAAVNLIFDMHSEYGWEAVSEGQQFSTVKGLRQLFPGQVEIYTLDPESTQRRGVRDAQELYLSYNQIDIEDLRLVSQELGLSEASIDNANLLRSEFGDGWILQLLNMSNDDIQAFCEEKQGHKGAIAALQRKLARLEQLNYIRSACPHDYVDRILQSLDAGKHVVVEFGSQSNMLSYMLATNIITRRIHASYVKKSEQFLQSKDSQKRPRQLAITIEEAHRFLDPGTVQQTIFGTIAREMRKYFVTLLVVDQRPSRIDTEVMSQLGTRVTCLLNDEKDIDAIFTGVSGAQNLRSVLAKLESKQQALILGHAVPMPVVVRTRPYDETFYAQIGETDWAAADDASVFAAAQQAKSELGF; translated from the coding sequence ATGACTGAGACGGACGGCGCCCGTTCTGCCCAAACGCTGGGATCCGTTATTGAGGGCTCGCTAACGCAGGGATTGGTCGTTCGGCTGCATCCCGATGTCTCGGTCGAGACCATGCGAGTGGGCAAATTTTTGGTGGTGGAAGGAGCGCGATCGCGCTTTTTCTGCATGCTGACCGACGTTGCACTGGGGACTGCCAGCCCCCGCATTGCAGCCGATCCGCCTCATCCGGACGATGACTTTTTGCGCGAGGTCCTCGCTGGCAGCAGCACCTACGGCACGCTCGAGCTGGCCCCCATGCTGATGTTCACCCCCGAAGGCAACCAGGCTACCGAGGACAGCGGCAATGGCGCCCTGGCCTCCTATCAGCCCCAGACCGACAGCGACATTGCCCTACAGCCGGTCAAAACCATCCCCCGCCACTTCAGCCAGGTCTACGAGGCCAGCGAGCGCGACTTTCGGGCTGTCTTTGGTTGGGAGGACGACCCGCATCGCCGCAACTTCTCGGTGGGCCAACCGCTGGATATGGACGTGCCCATCTGCCTGGATCTGGATGCCTTTGTCGAGCGCAGCAACGGCGTTTTTGGCAAATCGGGGACGGGCAAATCGTTCCTGACGCGCATGCTGCTCTCGGGCATCATCCAGCGGCGCGCAGCGGTCAATCTAATCTTCGACATGCACTCGGAATACGGCTGGGAAGCTGTCAGCGAGGGGCAGCAGTTCAGTACGGTCAAAGGCCTGCGCCAGCTGTTTCCCGGGCAGGTGGAGATCTACACCCTCGATCCCGAATCGACCCAGCGCCGCGGCGTCCGGGACGCCCAAGAGCTCTATCTCAGCTACAACCAAATCGATATTGAGGACCTGCGGCTGGTCAGCCAGGAGCTGGGTCTCTCCGAAGCCAGCATCGACAACGCCAACCTGCTGCGCTCTGAGTTTGGCGATGGCTGGATCCTGCAGCTGCTCAACATGAGCAACGACGACATCCAGGCTTTTTGCGAGGAAAAGCAGGGCCACAAAGGCGCGATCGCGGCACTGCAGCGCAAGCTCGCCCGCTTGGAGCAGCTCAACTACATTCGCTCGGCCTGCCCCCACGACTACGTCGATCGCATCTTGCAGTCGTTGGATGCGGGCAAGCACGTGGTGGTGGAGTTTGGCTCGCAGTCCAACATGCTCTCCTACATGCTGGCGACCAACATCATCACGCGCCGCATCCACGCCTCCTACGTCAAAAAATCGGAGCAGTTCCTGCAGTCCAAGGATTCCCAGAAGCGCCCGCGCCAGCTCGCCATCACCATTGAGGAAGCCCACCGCTTTCTGGACCCTGGCACCGTGCAGCAGACGATTTTTGGCACCATCGCGCGCGAGATGCGCAAGTACTTCGTCACGCTGCTGGTGGTGGATCAGCGCCCCTCTCGCATCGACACCGAAGTCATGTCCCAGCTCGGGACGCGCGTGACCTGCTTGCTCAACGACGAAAAGGACATCGATGCCATTTTTACCGGTGTCTCGGGCGCGCAGAACTTGCGCTCGGTTTTGGCCAAGCTCGAGTCCAAGCAGCAGGCGCTCATTTTGGGCCACGCCGTGCCCATGCCGGTGGTCGTGCGGACCCGCCCCTACGACGAGACCTTCTACGCCCAAATAGGCGAAACGGACTGGGCAGCGGCAGATGATGCCTCTGTCTTTGCTGCCGCGCAGCAAGCCAAAAGCGAGCTGGGCTTCTAG
- a CDS encoding ribosomal-protein-alanine N-acetyltransferase RimI: MPRNRPARVLRLKPAAPADLEQLLALDRLCLGGLWNRQGYARELASPNSTLLLLAERDCRARVPLERALGLGCLWSILEEAHITVLGVRPECRRQGLGQLLLGALLQAAIARQLERASLEVRASNGAAIGLYRQFGFVALGQRRNYYTDPIEDATVLWLRGLDEPTLAAWLQRQQAALQRRLARAGWAFCDERDRAAVPAWDGP, encoded by the coding sequence ATGCCTCGCAACAGGCCGGCTCGGGTTTTGCGGCTCAAACCGGCAGCGCCAGCGGATCTGGAGCAGCTTCTGGCGCTAGATCGGCTGTGCTTGGGCGGCCTGTGGAACCGCCAGGGGTACGCGCGCGAGCTGGCCAGCCCCAACAGTACGCTGCTGTTGCTAGCCGAGCGGGATTGCCGCGCGCGCGTTCCGCTCGAGCGGGCCCTGGGGTTGGGATGCTTGTGGTCGATTCTGGAGGAGGCTCACATCACTGTTTTGGGCGTGCGCCCCGAGTGCCGGAGGCAAGGGCTGGGGCAGTTGCTGTTAGGGGCCCTGTTGCAAGCCGCGATCGCGCGCCAGCTCGAGCGAGCCAGCCTGGAAGTTCGCGCCTCCAACGGCGCAGCCATCGGGCTGTACCGGCAGTTCGGTTTTGTAGCGCTCGGGCAGCGGCGCAACTACTACACGGACCCAATCGAGGATGCCACGGTGCTGTGGTTGCGCGGCTTGGACGAGCCCACCCTGGCGGCGTGGTTGCAGCGGCAGCAAGCGGCCCTGCAGCGCCGCCTAGCTCGGGCAGGCTGGGCCTTCTGCGACGAGCGCGATCGGGCGGCGGTCCCGGCCTGGGATGGCCCCTAG
- a CDS encoding TIGR00159 family protein: MPPAASPDDPSSWSFWLTYGLDIGLVLALAYGLLLVIGERRTLWMVRGAFALLVGLRLAAMGSSWLGLAVLPFVLDKLVLATIVAMALMFQSELRYFLEQLGRGELASVFPSSRRPNAQPNSAFEEIVSAIKDLSQHRTGALVILETSGAIDKRDFSVPGVPINAEVSKELLQSIFQTTSRLHDGATLIRGYRIVSAGIILPLSERAASRQLGTRHRAAMGITERVANCLCIVVSEETGAISLAEKGTLYRPLTRSKLKELLETKLAAPGDRDAVAGGLNRLRRRVGSDRLLRRRKRASSPPSSGRQSGS; encoded by the coding sequence ATGCCTCCCGCGGCCTCGCCCGACGATCCCAGTAGTTGGTCCTTTTGGCTGACCTACGGGCTCGACATTGGGCTGGTCCTGGCGCTGGCTTACGGCTTGTTGCTCGTCATTGGCGAGCGCCGCACCCTCTGGATGGTGCGCGGCGCGTTTGCACTGCTGGTGGGCCTGCGCTTGGCAGCTATGGGCAGCAGCTGGCTGGGCCTGGCCGTGTTGCCCTTCGTGCTAGATAAGCTCGTTTTGGCCACCATCGTCGCCATGGCGCTGATGTTCCAATCCGAGCTCCGCTACTTTTTGGAGCAGTTGGGGCGCGGCGAACTCGCTTCGGTGTTTCCCAGCTCGCGGCGCCCCAACGCACAGCCCAACAGCGCGTTCGAAGAAATCGTTAGCGCCATCAAAGACCTATCCCAACACCGGACGGGCGCGTTGGTCATCCTAGAAACCAGCGGCGCGATCGATAAGCGCGATTTTTCCGTTCCGGGGGTGCCCATCAACGCCGAAGTCTCCAAGGAGCTGCTGCAGAGCATCTTTCAAACCACCTCCCGACTGCACGATGGCGCCACCCTCATCCGCGGCTACCGCATCGTTTCGGCCGGTATCATCCTGCCGCTGTCAGAGCGGGCGGCCTCGCGGCAGCTGGGAACCCGCCATCGGGCCGCTATGGGGATCACCGAGCGCGTCGCCAACTGCCTCTGCATCGTCGTTTCGGAAGAAACAGGCGCCATCTCGCTGGCCGAAAAGGGCACGCTCTACCGCCCGCTGACCCGCAGCAAGCTCAAAGAGCTGCTCGAGACCAAACTGGCAGCTCCCGGCGATCGCGATGCCGTTGCCGGCGGCCTGAACCGCCTGCGGCGCCGCGTGGGCTCCGATCGCCTGTTACGGCGCCGCAAGCGGGCCTCCTCGCCCCCGTCCTCGGGCAGACAAAGCGGCAGTTAG
- a CDS encoding DUF3143 domain-containing protein: MELPSADTPLYDHALPALEQWLGELGCQQDRQGRHRWYWQGNGWQAELRLEVEVLAVRYEPTTGGSSTERSFQYSLSRADVEAAIFAGP; encoded by the coding sequence ATGGAGTTACCCTCAGCCGATACTCCCCTCTACGACCATGCCTTGCCGGCGCTGGAGCAGTGGCTGGGCGAGCTAGGCTGCCAGCAGGATCGCCAGGGACGCCACCGCTGGTACTGGCAGGGCAATGGCTGGCAGGCCGAGCTGCGTTTGGAGGTGGAGGTCCTGGCCGTGCGCTACGAGCCCACCACAGGCGGCAGCAGCACCGAGCGCTCATTTCAATACTCGCTCAGCCGCGCGGATGTGGAAGCGGCGATTTTTGCCGGCCCCTAA
- a CDS encoding ATP-dependent Clp protease ATP-binding subunit ClpC, with protein sequence MFERFTEKAIKVIMLAQEEARRLGHNFVGTEQILLGLIGEGTGVAAKVLKSMGVNLKDARIEVEKIIGRGSGFVAVEIPFTPRAKRVLELSLEEARQLGHNYIGTEHLLLGLIREGEGVAARVLENLGVDLSKVRTQAIRMLGESAEVSTGSPQGKTKTPTLDEFGSNLTQMAQESKLDPVVGRQQEIERVIQILGRRTKNNPVLIGEPGVGKTAIAEGLAQRIINNDVPDILEDKRVVTLDIGLLVAGTKYRGEFEERLKKIMDEIRQAGNIILVVDEVHTLIGAGAAEGAIDAANILKPALARGELQCIGATTLDEYRKHIERDAALERRFQPITVGEPSVEETSEILHGLRDRYEQHHKLKITDEALEAAAKLSDRYISDRYLPDKAIDLIDEAGSRVRLINSQLPPAAKELDRELRQILKQKDEAVRAQDFDKAGELRDREMEIKAKIRSLASANKGDGDAQGDGDSDAESSESEAGNLPVVNEEEIAQIVSSWTGVPVNKLTETESEKLLNMEDTLHDRLIGQEEAVKAVSRAIRRARVGLKNPNRPIASFVFSGPTGVGKTELTKALAAYFFGSEEAMVRLDMSEFMERHTVSKLIGSPPGYVGYSEGGQLTEAVRRRPYTVVLFDEIEKAHPDVFNTLLQILEDGRLTDAKGRVVDFKNTMLIMTSNVGSQVIEKGGGGLGFELNEDQAESQYQRIRTLVNEELKQYFRPEFLNRLDEIIVFRQLTRDEVKSIAEILLREIFSRLTEQNISLEVSERFRDRLVEEGYSPSYGARPLRRAIMRLLEDVLAEEMLSGRLSEGDKALVDLDEEGNVQVLPSSDRGEGQELTPQTAQ encoded by the coding sequence ATGTTCGAACGCTTCACCGAGAAAGCTATTAAAGTAATCATGCTGGCCCAGGAGGAAGCGCGCCGCCTGGGACATAATTTTGTCGGTACCGAACAGATCCTGTTGGGCCTGATCGGCGAGGGCACTGGCGTTGCTGCCAAAGTGCTCAAGTCCATGGGCGTCAACCTCAAAGATGCCCGCATTGAAGTCGAAAAAATCATCGGGCGCGGCTCGGGCTTTGTGGCAGTTGAGATTCCGTTTACGCCGCGGGCCAAGCGCGTTTTGGAACTCTCGCTGGAAGAAGCCCGCCAACTGGGCCACAACTACATCGGCACCGAGCACCTGCTGTTAGGCCTGATTCGGGAAGGCGAAGGCGTAGCCGCCCGCGTGCTGGAGAATCTGGGCGTAGATCTGTCCAAGGTCCGCACCCAAGCGATCCGGATGCTGGGCGAATCGGCCGAGGTATCCACCGGCAGCCCCCAAGGCAAAACCAAAACGCCCACCCTGGATGAGTTTGGCTCCAATCTGACCCAAATGGCGCAGGAGAGCAAGCTCGATCCGGTTGTGGGCCGCCAGCAGGAGATCGAGCGCGTCATTCAAATCTTGGGGCGCCGCACCAAAAATAATCCCGTCCTCATCGGCGAGCCGGGGGTGGGCAAAACCGCCATTGCCGAAGGCCTGGCCCAGCGCATCATTAACAACGACGTGCCCGACATCTTGGAAGACAAGCGCGTCGTCACCCTCGATATTGGCTTGCTGGTTGCCGGCACCAAGTACCGGGGCGAGTTCGAGGAACGCCTGAAAAAAATCATGGATGAGATCCGCCAGGCCGGCAACATCATCCTGGTGGTCGATGAGGTCCATACGCTCATCGGGGCTGGCGCTGCGGAAGGCGCCATCGACGCGGCCAACATTCTCAAGCCCGCCTTGGCCCGCGGCGAGCTGCAGTGCATCGGCGCCACAACCCTGGATGAATACCGCAAGCACATCGAGCGGGACGCTGCGCTAGAGCGGCGCTTTCAACCCATCACCGTAGGCGAGCCCTCGGTAGAAGAAACTAGCGAAATCCTCCACGGGCTGCGCGATCGCTACGAGCAGCACCACAAGCTCAAAATCACCGATGAAGCCCTCGAAGCAGCTGCCAAGCTCTCGGATCGTTACATCTCGGATCGCTACCTGCCGGACAAAGCCATCGATTTGATCGACGAGGCCGGTTCGCGGGTGCGCCTGATCAACTCGCAGCTGCCGCCCGCGGCCAAGGAGCTGGATCGCGAGCTGCGCCAAATCCTCAAACAGAAGGATGAGGCCGTGCGGGCCCAAGATTTCGACAAGGCTGGGGAGCTGCGCGATCGCGAAATGGAAATCAAAGCCAAGATTCGCTCGCTGGCATCGGCCAACAAAGGGGATGGAGATGCCCAGGGCGATGGCGATAGCGACGCCGAAAGTAGCGAGAGCGAAGCGGGCAATCTCCCCGTGGTCAATGAAGAGGAAATCGCCCAAATCGTCTCGTCTTGGACGGGGGTCCCGGTGAACAAGCTCACCGAGACCGAGTCCGAGAAACTGCTCAACATGGAGGATACGCTCCACGACCGCCTGATCGGTCAAGAAGAAGCCGTCAAGGCAGTCTCGCGGGCGATCCGACGGGCGCGCGTCGGGCTCAAAAACCCCAATCGCCCCATTGCCAGCTTCGTGTTCTCGGGGCCGACAGGGGTGGGAAAAACCGAGCTAACCAAAGCGCTGGCCGCTTACTTCTTTGGCTCGGAGGAGGCGATGGTTCGCCTCGATATGTCCGAGTTCATGGAGCGCCACACGGTCTCCAAGCTCATCGGCTCCCCACCGGGCTACGTGGGCTACAGCGAGGGCGGCCAGCTAACCGAAGCCGTCCGCCGGCGCCCCTACACGGTGGTGCTGTTCGATGAGATCGAAAAGGCCCACCCCGATGTGTTCAACACGCTGCTGCAGATCCTGGAAGACGGTCGCCTCACCGACGCCAAAGGGCGCGTGGTGGATTTCAAAAACACCATGCTGATCATGACCTCCAACGTCGGCTCGCAGGTGATCGAAAAAGGGGGCGGCGGCCTGGGCTTCGAGCTCAACGAGGATCAAGCCGAGTCGCAGTACCAGCGCATTCGCACCCTGGTTAACGAGGAACTCAAGCAGTACTTCCGGCCGGAGTTTCTCAATCGGCTGGACGAGATCATCGTCTTCCGCCAGCTCACGCGCGACGAGGTCAAATCCATTGCCGAAATTCTGCTGCGCGAGATCTTCTCGCGGCTGACCGAGCAGAACATCTCGCTCGAGGTTAGCGAGCGGTTCCGCGATCGGTTGGTGGAGGAAGGGTACAGCCCCAGCTACGGGGCGCGCCCGCTGCGCCGCGCCATCATGCGCTTGCTGGAAGATGTCTTGGCCGAGGAAATGCTCTCCGGCCGCCTCTCGGAAGGAGACAAGGCATTGGTCGATCTGGACGAGGAGGGCAACGTTCAGGTTCTGCCCAGCAGCGATCGCGGCGAGGGACAAGAGCTGACGCCGCAAACGGCGCAGTAA
- a CDS encoding molecular chaperone DnaJ, whose product MNASAQAIQPVSDEQATANARRTSGTPPQFARTYYGELGLHPAASAIEIRRAYRALSKRYHPDTTHLPLETANAKFRQLNQAYATLSNPERRRRYDLQIGYARAPVIQSPPHFDRARGRAGQRPQGSPAYLEATERPLSAGEVFVLFVLGVAFLGCLLLAIGLGLTRGEAVLQMPQLRSDAGSAQASVQLTLPAQSLWQRN is encoded by the coding sequence ATGAATGCAAGCGCTCAAGCGATTCAGCCTGTGAGCGACGAGCAGGCCACCGCCAATGCCCGGCGCACGAGCGGGACGCCGCCTCAGTTCGCGCGTACTTATTACGGCGAGTTGGGCCTCCACCCGGCGGCCTCGGCCATCGAGATCCGACGCGCCTATCGGGCGCTGAGCAAGCGCTACCATCCCGATACCACCCACCTGCCGCTGGAGACGGCCAACGCTAAATTCCGGCAGCTGAATCAAGCTTACGCCACCCTGAGCAATCCCGAGCGGCGGCGGCGATACGACTTGCAAATCGGCTACGCGCGCGCCCCAGTCATCCAGTCCCCGCCGCATTTCGATCGCGCCCGGGGCCGAGCGGGGCAGCGCCCGCAAGGCTCGCCTGCCTATCTGGAAGCCACCGAGCGGCCGCTGTCGGCAGGCGAGGTCTTTGTGTTGTTCGTTTTGGGCGTGGCGTTTTTGGGCTGCCTGTTGCTGGCGATTGGGTTGGGCCTCACGCGCGGGGAGGCCGTCCTGCAAATGCCCCAACTGCGCAGCGATGCGGGCAGCGCCCAAGCGAGCGTCCAGCTAACGCTGCCGGCCCAGTCCCTATGGCAACGCAACTGA
- a CDS encoding glutathione S-transferase, with the protein MLELYQFELSHYSEKVRFLLDFKGLDYRKVEVTPSIGQMEVFQLSGQSAVPVLKDGETVVADSTEIARYLERQYPEPAAIPSAPRERGLCWLMEEWADESIGLKGRRALIGALNQNQNLRASLLPDQTPDAFKTLVSAVPPELLDVLGAGVGVGGNALKEAQSGIEQDLEALSLLLEAQPYLVAETPTLADFAVAGLSAVIKFPSQAYLELPADLADRGIPGLADNPAYARFFEWRDRLYHDYRRPRVPSTPGTGGSANGDSPTLIAIE; encoded by the coding sequence ATGCTAGAGCTGTACCAATTTGAACTGTCGCACTATTCAGAGAAAGTCCGCTTTCTGCTCGACTTTAAGGGCTTGGACTACCGCAAGGTAGAGGTCACCCCTAGCATCGGGCAGATGGAGGTGTTCCAGCTCTCGGGTCAATCGGCCGTGCCGGTGCTCAAAGATGGCGAGACGGTGGTGGCCGACTCAACCGAGATTGCCCGATACCTGGAGCGGCAGTATCCTGAACCCGCTGCTATTCCCAGCGCGCCGCGCGAGCGCGGCCTGTGCTGGCTGATGGAGGAGTGGGCGGACGAGTCGATCGGGCTCAAAGGCCGTCGGGCCCTAATCGGCGCGCTCAATCAAAACCAAAACTTGCGCGCTTCGCTGCTGCCGGACCAAACCCCCGATGCCTTCAAAACGCTGGTTAGCGCCGTTCCGCCCGAGCTGTTGGATGTGCTGGGCGCCGGCGTTGGGGTCGGCGGCAATGCGCTCAAAGAGGCGCAAAGCGGCATCGAGCAGGACTTGGAAGCCCTCAGCTTGCTGTTGGAGGCCCAACCGTATCTGGTTGCCGAGACGCCCACGCTTGCCGACTTTGCCGTTGCCGGGCTGAGTGCTGTCATCAAGTTCCCGTCCCAGGCGTATCTCGAGCTCCCCGCCGATCTGGCCGATCGCGGCATCCCGGGACTAGCGGACAATCCGGCTTACGCGCGCTTTTTCGAGTGGCGCGATCGACTCTATCACGACTACCGCCGGCCGCGGGTCCCCAGCACGCCGGGCACTGGCGGGAGCGCCAACGGCGACTCACCCACCTTGATCGCTATTGAGTGA